Part of the Deltaproteobacteria bacterium genome is shown below.
CGACGCCGAACGCCTCGCGCGTCAGGCTGTTCGCGTGCACCGCGTCCCACGCCGCGCCGATCGCCGAAAGTCCGTTCATCGCGTCGGTCGTTCCGGCGCCGTCGCCCTGACCGCCGCCAGCCGTCCGCCCGACAAAGGTTTCACCCGCTCGATCGTCCAGCCCTCGCGCGCGAGCAAGCCCGGCAGCGCGCCCGTGCCCATGAAGTCGATGTAGCTTCGGTAATGTCGCTCGCCGGCGATGCGTTCGACGAGCGAGGAAACGGCAAGCCGCAACCGGGCGACGAAATTCGCGGGGGGCTGGTCGTGATAATCGACGGCCACCAGCGGCGCACCGGGTTTGAGCACGCGGCCGATTTCGGCCAGCACGGCGCCCCGCGCGGGCGGGTCCATTTCGTGCAAGGCCAGCATCACTGTCGCGGCGTCGAACTCGCCGTCCCCAAACGGCATCGCGGTCGCATCGCCGACCACCAGTTGCCCGCCCGCCAGTCGCTTCTTCGCCTGCGCCGACATGTGCGGCGAGCGCTCCAAACCCGTGGCGTCGAGACCGGCGCGCAGGTAATGCTCCACCGCCGCGCCGGTGCCGCAGGCCACATCCAGCACCCGGGCTCCGCCCGGCAGATTCAGAATCTTCAGCGCGATGCCGCCGAAGGCCGCGTTGACGCGTCCGAGCAGCCGGTCGTAGTGCGGGGCGATCCATTCGTATTCAGCACGGGACATTTTCACCGCCGGATTTCAGGAAACGGGCCAAGTTGCCGAAACGACTACCATATCCGGGTGTCCCGGGTCACCGGGGAGCGTGCGCCCAGGCCGAAAAAGAGGCCGTTCCGCCTTGATTTCGACCCCGCAATGCTCTACGGTCCCGCTCGTCCACACCTCGAAAGAAGGGACCCTTCCCGAATGTACAACGAGTATTTCGGGTTCAAAAAACTGCCCTTTTCGATCACGCCGGACCCGAACTTCGTCTACATGTCGGCCAGCCACCGCGAGGCGCTGGCCCAGATGATGTACGGCGTCCAGGAGCGCAAGTCGCTCATGGTCGTCACCGGCGAGGTCGGCTGCGGCAAGACGACGATGATCTTCACCCTCCTGTCGCACCTCGACGAGGAGGCCAAGGTCAGCATCATCTTCGACACGCACGTCGATTCGAAGAGCCTCTACCGCTACATCTTCGCCGACTTCGGCATCGACAAGAAGCCCGACGACCGCGCCGAGGCGACGATCCTGCTGCGCGAGTTCCTCTCGCGCCGCCTGACCGCCGGCGAAAAGACCATGCTGATCCTCGACGAGGCGCACAACCTGTCGAAGGACATCTTCAACGAGGTCGTCTTCCTGACGAACCTCGAGACGATGCAGAACAAGCTGCTGCAGATCGTGCTCGTCGGCCAGCCCGAGCTCAACAACGTGCTCAACAGCCACGAGTTCCGCCAGCTCCGGCAGCGCGTCAACCTGCGAACCGAGATCCAGCCCCTCGATTTCGACAACACGCGCCACTACATCTACCACCGGCTGCGCGAGGCGGGGCGCTCCGACCCCGAGACGCTCCTGGACGAGGAGACGATCCAGCTCGTCTTCCTCTATTCCAAGGGCGTGCCCCGCATGATCAACACGCTGTGCGACAACAGCCTGCTCATGGCCTACGCGCGGCAGAAACCCTCCATCGATCCGGCGCTCATCAAGCAGACCTACAAGGACCTGATGGAGATCCCCGACGCGCGCTCGAGCGCTCCGCCATCGCCCGACGTCTCCGAGTCGTCCCAACCCGAACCGCCCGCCTTCGACGCCGAGGGCAACCGCGTGCTGTCCGAGGACGTGCTCGACGACACGCAGACCGAGACCGAACACATCCGCATCGTGCGTCGCGTGGTCCGCACACCCGACGGACGCGAGGTCGTCAAGAAGATCCGCCAGGTGCGCAAGATCCGCCCGGGCGAGCGCGCCGCCGCGCCGGAAGCCGGCGAGTCCAAGCGCCGTCACGCCCGCGCGCCGCTGTTGCCGCTGCCGGACGACATCCCCTACGTGCGCGTCACGCCGAGCGCCGAGGAAGACCTGCTTCCCGCGTTCAAGCACGATCATCCGGCGGCGGTGCGTCAGTTCCATCTGTTGTGGGACCGAATCGACAACATGACCGACACGCAGGACCTGCGCACGATCCTGATCACGAGTTCCCTGCCCCGGGAGGGCAAGTCGGTGGTGAGCATCAACCTCGCCGCGACCATCGCGCAGGCGCCGGACATTCGCGTGTTGCTGGTCGACGCCGACCTGCATCAGCCGCGCACGCACGACTACCTCGGCATGGAGCCGCCGAATCTCGGTCTCGCGAATATTCTTCAGGGGCAGGCGAGTCTTGGCGAATCCCTGATCCGTTACGAGCTCGACCGGCTGTATTATCTCGCCGCCGGGCGCGTCGAGGGCATGCCGACGGAGCTGCTCGTCAGCAACGCCATGCAGCGCCTTCTGGAAGAACTCAAAGGTCTCTTCCACTTCATCATCTTCGACTCGCCGCCGGTCGTGCCGATCGCCGACACCGTGGGTTTCGCGGGCCTCGTGGACGGCGTGGTGCTCGTCGCCAAGTCGCGCGAGACCAGCCGCAAGGTCGTCGCGCAGGCGCTCGACGATTTGTCCGAAAAACGCATGCTCGGCGTGGTACTCAACGGTCTGGATTATCGACTCGCCGGGGGGCGTTACAAATACGGCTACGGCTACAGCGGCTACGGGTACGGAGGCTACGGATATGGATCGAAACCGAAGTCGACGAATGTCGGTTCGTAGCGCCGCCGTCGCGCTGCTCGCGGCGGGTCTGATCGTTCTATCGGTCGCGTCCGTTCGCGCCGAAACGCTCTCACCCGGGCAGACGATCATCGTGCGCTACTACGCGGGCGACAATCTGGTCAAGACGCTCACCGTCACGCCCGCCGGCGACGCGATCTGGACCACGCACAATCTGGCGCTCGCGCCCAAGATCAACCGGGCCGAGGCCGTCGTGTCCTCGCCGGGCGGCACCGAGATGGGCGTGGGTCTTTCGCAGGTGACGACGAACGAGTTTCGCATCGGACCCGGCGACGTGCTCGACGTCAACGTGTGGGACAACGCGCACCTGTCCAAGGTCGTTCCGGTCCGGCCCGACGGCATGATCTCGCTGCCGCTCGTGGGCGACGTGCGAGCCGCGGGAAAAACCGCGCAGGAAATGCGCGACGTGCTGGGCACGGAACTTCGTCGTTTCATCGACTCGCCGACCGTCACGGTCACCGTCAGCGCCATCAACAGCTACACGGTGTTCGTGCAGGGCGCGGTCACGCGTCCCGGCTCGTACCCCATCTCCGGGGGATCCACGATCACGCACGCCATCAGCCTCGCCGGCGGATTCACCGAGTTCGCCGACAAGGGCGGCGTCATCATCCTGCGCACCAAGCCCGCCGGCGGCACCGACAAGATGAAGGTGAACTACGCACGCATCCTGTCGGGAAAGGACCCGGACGTCCGCGTCCTGCCCGGCGACACCATCGTGGTGCCGTGATTCGCGCGCACGTGACCATCATCCGCCGCGTCGCCGCGCTCGCCGCGTCGATATGGGTTTGTCTCGTCTCCGCCACGGCCCACGCCGACCGTATCTCGCTCGTCCCGGTGCTCTCCACGTGGTGGGAGTACAGCGACAACCTGCTGCTCACGCCCGAGGAGTCCGACGACGAAAAGCTCGCCGACCACTCGCTCAACGTGCAGCCCGGCGTGGCGGTGATCTACGATTCGCTACGCACGCAGGCGCGCATCGGCGGCACCACCGCGTTCCAGTGGTATCTCGAAGAGACGCAGGAAAACGGCATCCCCGATCTCGTCAACGCCGACGCGGGGGTTTCGTACTGGATCACGCCCAAGACACGGCTTTCCGCGGGCGAGCTGCTGACGTTTTACTATGACCCGCGCGACGCCCAGGGCACCGCCGCGCAGGAGATTCTGCAGGCGCGCACGGGCAGCATCGGCAACACCATCTCCGTCGGCGCGGAGCAGATTTTCACGGGCAGGTCGAGCATGCGTCTCGACTATCGATTCATCACCAACGAGTTCGAGGACCTCGACTTGTTCGACGTCGTCTCGCACCAGATCGAGGCCGATTGGCGCGAACGCGTGAGCGAGCGGCATACGTTGGTCATCTTCGGGCGCTACACGCGAAACCTCTACAGCCACGAGTTCGATTTCGTGCGCCGACTGTGGGAATCCGACGCGCGCATGGAGCGCGAATTCCCTTATCAGATCGACCGCGAGTCCGACTTCGACACCTACGTGCCGGGCCTCGGCCTCGACTACCAGCTCACCGCCACGCTCCAGTTCCAGGCGCGTTCGGGTATGATCCTCCCCGCGCGGTGGATCGACGACAAGGACTACGAACTCGACCCCATCGACTGGTATCAGCGTCTGGCTGCCACGCACACCTGGCGGTTCCAGCGCACGACCGCGTCGTACACGCGCGATTTGACCCCGGCGAACGGACTCGAGAGCGCGGTGCTCGGGCAGGATTATTCGCTCGCGTTGCAGCAGGTGTGGACGCGGCATTGGCAGACCGGGCAGGAGCTCGGCTTCAACCGCGCCGTGCAGAGCGCCGGCGAGGTCGACGCGTGGCGGCAGGCCGTCAACGCCAACTACTACTTCTTCGGCTGGCTCGGCGTCGGCGCGGGCTATCAGCACTTCGAGCAGTTCACCGACTTCGGCATCTTCGGGGCGCACACGATCACGAACCGCTTCCTCGCCACGGTCACGATCACCACGCCGAGCGTCAACACGCTGAGCGTGACGCCGTAATCCCGCTTTCGATCGCAAGCCCCGCTTCCTATGTCGCGCGTCGCGCGTTTTGTGCTAGATTTTCGGCATGACGATGCCCAGCCCCATTCTGGAAATTCCCGCTCGGCTCGATGCCGAGACCCTTCGCCGCGCGATCGCCGCGCGCGACCGACGCGAACTGCCGCTCGACCGCTTCCATCCCGCGTCGGTGCTCATTCCCGTCCTCGCGGCCGACGGACCTCCCCGACTCATCCTGACGGTGCGCACCGCGCACGTGGAACACCACAAAAACCAGATCAGCTTTCCCGGCGGACATCAGGAGGCGGACGAGACCGACGCCGACGCCGCGCTGCGCGAAGCCGAGGAAGAAGTCGGCCTGCCGCCGGCGTCCGTTGAACTCCTCGGACGCCTCGACGACATCTACACGATCAGCGACTATCGCGTGACGCCCTTCGTCGGCTGGATCGACGCGCCGGTCTCCCTCACGGCGAGTCCGTACGAAACGGCGCAGATCCTCCAGGTGCCGATCGAGGACCTGCTCGACCCGAAGATCCATCGCGCGGACGACGCCGAGTGGAACGGCGATCCCATCCGCCTGCATTTCTACTATTGGTACTCGCACATCATCTGGGGCGCGACGGGCCTCATCCTCACGCAGTTTCTCGACATCTGTCGCGGAGTTTTCGAATGATCCGATCGACATTTCGTGCCGCGTGGCTGTGCGTCGCGCTGGCGTCGTTCGCGGCGTGCTCGTGCGGCGGCGATGACGCCGACGCCCCCGCGCCGACGCCCGAGGAGGTCACCCCCGCGCCGGACGAGCGGGTCTTCGCCGTCGAACCGGGCGACACCGTGACGGTGAAGCTGCACGTCTTCACCTCGCGCGGTCTGCAACTGCGCGACAAGAATCCCCTCTCGGTCATCGTGCCGTCGGGACTGCCCTTCGCGTTCAGCCACAACCGCTACGAGGTCCCCGACCGCGACTACGCGTTTCCCCTGCCGATCAAGTTCGAGGTGCCGCGCGACATGAAGCCCGGCGTGCAGGAAATCCGGCTGCCGATGAAGATCTACTACACCGCACGCGACTCCGCGACGGAGCGCTCGCGCAACGAACTGCTCAAGATCCGCGTCACGGTCGTCGAGTCACTCACGACCGCGGCGCAGGTGCGCGACTACCCCGTCGAGTACCTGCTGGAATAGACGCCCCATGAATCTCGGGACGGATTCCGCGAAGCTCGCGGCCATCGACGCGATCCTGCCCGCGCTGCGCGAGATGGTGCAGGGCTGCCGTGTGTGCGCCAACGTTTGCGAGGTGGACCGCACCACCGGCGAGCGCGGCCTTTGCCGCACCGACGCGCCGGACGCGGCGCACGTGCGGGTCGGATCGCACACGCTGCACTTCGGCGAGGAGCCGATGCTCGTGGGCACGCGCGGCTCGGGCACCGTCTTTTTCACGCACTGCAGTCTGCGGTGCGTCTTTTGCCAAAATTGGCAGATCAGTCAGGCGCGCATGGGCGACGACATCAGCGCGCGCGAACTGGCCGACCGGTTTCTGGAACTGGCGGCGCGCGGCGCGCACAACATCAACCTCGTCACGCCCACGCACGTGATCTTCCCCATCGTGCTCGCGGTGCGCGACGCGGTGTCGCGCGGCCTCGGCGTGCCGATCGTTTACAACACCAACGGCTACGATCGCGTCGAGTTCCTTCGCCTGCTGGAGCCGGTCGTCGACATCTGGCTGCCCGACCTCAAGTACATGGACGCCGAAAAGGCGAAGCGCTATTCGCGCGCGCGGGACTATCCCGAAACGGCCAAAGCCGCGCTGCTGGAAATGGTCCGCCAAAAAGGCACGCTGCGCGTGGACGAGCGCGGAATCGCGACAAGCGGCGTCATCCTGCGCCACCTCGTCATGCCGCACGACATCGGCGGCACCTACGACCTGCTGCTGTGGCTCGCCGATGAGGGGCTCACCGACATCTCGTTTTCGCTGATGAGTCAGTACACGCCGCAAAACAAGGCGGGGCAGTATCCGGAACTGGCCGACCCGGTGCCGCTCGCCGAATACCGCCGGATCGTCGAGTACGCGCTCGACCTGGGCTTCACGCACCTGCTGGTACAGGATTTCGAGAGCCGCGAAAACGGCCTGCCGGACTTCGCGCGCGACGAGCCCTTCGAGTGGAGGTAGTTCGTCAGGGGTTTTTCTTCAGAAAATCCCGAATGCGGTCTTCGAGTTCCTGGATCTCCGGGCATCGGGATTTCAGGCCGCGGTAGTTCCGCAACGTCGTCAGCATGAGGGCGCTGCGCCCCTTGTCTGCACTCTTAGGATTCCCATACTTGGCCAAGAACGGGTCGAAGTAGGTTTCCTTGAGTTTCGGATCGTTCCGGACCGTCAGCCACGAATCTTGGAGAAGGTTGATGTGTCCGGCAAGGAGCCAAGCCTCGACCTCGGTCACCGCCGCACAGCAAATCAAATTCGCTCCCTGTTTCTCCGCAATTCGATAAAGCGCTTCGAATTCACCGGATCGGTCTTTCCCGTCCGAGTCCGGCAAAAATAGAATGAGCGACATGAATGAATACGTCGGGATAATATCTTCTTTCAGAATGCGTTTCGCGTCGGAATAGCCTTCCGCCTTGGGGTTGGTTGCCACCGTCACAGTGGCGCTTCTCTTACCGGCCGCACTGAGGATTTTTTCGACCAAGGGCTTCAGGATGTACCCGTTGTTTGTCGGATCCTCAGGCATGACCAAAACGCGAAAACTCAAAATGCGATCTCCGGCCAGCCTTCAAGCGCGAGATCGATGATCGACCGCTTCTTGATGATCTTCGAAAAATCAGGGAGATCTGTCAGAGCTTTGACTTGGGTACTCCCGTCTTCTTCGTTTCGCTTGAAAATGAAGGTCGATTTGTATTCTTCGGGCTTCAACCAAGCCAGCACAAGCGGGGAGTGCGTCGTCGCGAAGACTTGCGATTCTTGGGACATCGCCCGCAACAGCTCCACCATGAGTCGAAGCCGCGTGGGATGAATGCCGTTCTCGATTTCCTCAATGGCCATTACGCTGGGCATGGGTTCCTGAAACAACGCCGCCGCCAAAGCCGCGAAACGCAACGTCCCATCCGAGAGCGTGTCCGCCGGATAGGTACCGCCTTTCTCTTTCACGACGAAAAGCAGGTCATCGCTTGCGCCCGGCTTTACATCCACACCGTCAAATTCGCGTGGCGTCAGTTCTCTCAGCCAAGACTCAAACTCGGGTCGGTTTTCTTCCAAAATGAAAGACACAACAGCGGAAAAATTTTCTCCAAATTCTCCAAGTAGTGACGTCATTCTTTTTTTAGCATATTTTTTTACAATACTCGGCACGGGATCCAAAATTTGAATTTTCCCTAGTATGTCAACAATCGTGTCAAAGTAGTCCTCTTGTGTAGAGAGAGGTTGAAGCTTTTCGTCTTGTTTCTTTTTCACTGGAATATTTTTCAGCGCCTGCGCTAGACCAACAAGTCTAGATCGATCCAGAAAACCATGTTCGGCCATCAATCCGTGCAAAGTATGAAGTGAAGATTCGGATATCGTCATTTTCATTCCATTTCTCATCTCTTGTTTTATCTCCGCGTTCCAGATCGATTGCATGGCTACCGTGCCATTTTCCTCTCCAATTTGCTTGCGGATAACGTCCATATCAACGTGGTAGCCGTAGTCGCCACGCGGCAACCCGCTGAAAGAGACGTCCAAATGAATCCTACCGTTGCCATTTCCAGATTTCGAGGTTTTTTTCGGCTTAGAAACGGCCTGGCTCGTTCCGCCGCGGACCGGAACCATTGGTCCTTGTCCCGGGCGTTCCGACGGCTCATTGAAAATTTCGTCGATCGTCAATCCGCGACCAAGACCGTTCAGCACGCGCAGGACTTCGACGAAATTCGATTTGCCACTCGCGTTCGTACCGATGAGGAGGTTGAGCCGACCTGGCCGCATCGTCACGTCGCGAAGGCTCTTGAATCCGCGGACGCAGATCTCCTTCATGTAAGGACGCGGTGCCGACTCCGCGACTTTGACTTTGCGTCCGTTCGGGTTCGGCGTGCGCTCTTTGCGCGACTGGAACATGGCGACCTCTCATCCCGCGACGATTTGCGCCCCAGCATTATGACGCACAAATCCAAGTCGTCCAAGGCGTCGGCGCGGCTTGACGCTCAGTCCCCATACGCCCGCGCGATGTCCTCGAAAAACTCTTCCTCGAGATTCACGATCTCCTCGAACAGGATCTGCGCGTCGTCGAAGCCCGACGGTTCATCGCGCTCGCTGATGCCTTTGAGATGCATGGCGAAATTCGTCCAACAAACGCCGATCTCGCGCATGCGCGTCGCGAGGCGCAGCTTCTTCACGAGCGGATCGTGATGCACGCACTGATCCAGAAAATTCGCGTACTGCGTGCGGAAGGACCCGCCGCCCGTGCCGCGCCGCTCGATGATCTGGTAGCCGAAACGCGCGCTCCACCGCCAGTCGGGGGCCTCGCCCCACGCGGGGAGATCAGCTTCCATTCGACGCATCGCCGGCAGGCCGAACATGCCGCTCTCGTTGCGCACCATGCGAGACGCGGCCTCGCGGATCGCTGCGGGCACGGCCTGCTTCATCGGCGCGACGTGCGAAATGTCGCGAATCTCCCACCAGTGGCCCTCGAGATCGTAGGGCGGGGTCGGATCCCAGCGCGCCTGCGCGAACTGCGCGAGCGTCACCGTCTGCACGTTCGTAAACTCGCTGTCTGAGATCAGGACCGTTTCGGCATCGGGATCGTAGCCCACGGCGAGCACCTTGTGGCCGCCGAAGTGCGTGGAGGACTTGTAATAGGGCAGATGGAAGATATCGACCTGCACGAGTACGGGGTGGCCGGCGTCGAGCACGGCCTTGACCGGTGGCCACGCGGCGAAGGGGTCCTTGTACCGGTGAACCGGCGCGTCGATGCCGAGCACGCGGAAGAAATCTTCTTCCATCATGGGGTTTCGCCCGCCGAAAAACCGCGTCGGGCTCGTGTGTTCGCTGGGGAAGTAGTAGAACCCCGGTCCCATGCCGAGACCCATGCAGGTGGGCTCGGAGAGGTCGTGGCCGTAGTGCGCCAGCAACTTGCGCAGGGCCGAGGACCCGCAGTGGAAACCCGTTTCGTGGTGGAAATCGCGGGCGAGGACGGGCGGCATTGAAGGCTCCTTCACCCCGGCATGGCGGGTGCGGACGATTCCAGGGTTGCGGCGGGCGGTCGATTCCGATTTAGCACGAAATCGCCGAAGCGCGACGGGAAATTTCGCGCCGCCCGGTTTTTTTGACTCCGCTCGGGCGATTCGACCCCCCAGATGTTGACTTGCCGCCCCGCAGGTGCTACCAGATGTAGATACCTGTAGTGTGCGTTCACTCATGCGGCACCAACATTCGATCATCTGGCTCCTCGCGGTCGCGCTGCTCGCCTTCGGGTGCGGCGACAAGAAGCCGACCGTCTCGCTCGCCAAGCAGCAGGAGGCGCAGTCGCATTACGACATGGCGCTCGCCTACATGCAGGAAGAGAAACCGTCGCAGGCGCTGGAGGAACTCGAGAAGGCCGTCGCGGCAAACCCCTACGACCCCACCATCCACAACGCGCTGGGGCTCGTCTATTACCACAAGGAGCGCTTCGACAAGGCCGAGCAGGCGTATCTGAAGGCGGTGGAACTCGACCCGAAACACTCGGACGCGAACCACAACCTCGGAACGCTCTACCTCTACCTCGGTCAGCACGAGCAGGCGGTGAGCCGCTTCAACGAAGCCCTCGCGGTGGACACCTACCGCAACCAGGCCAACAGCATGAACGCCCTGGGCTGGGCGTATTTCAAGCAGCAGGACTACGTGCGCGCCGAGCAGTACTTCAAGGACGTGATCGAGCGTGACCGCCGCTACCTCATCGCCTACGACAACCTCGCCAAGGTCTACATGGCGACGGGTCGCATCGACGATGCGATCGCCCAGCTCAACCTCGCACTCGAAATCCAGCCCCTCCATCCCGAATCGAATCTCGACATGGGCATCTGCCGGCTCCGCCAGAAGGACCAGGCGAAGGCCCGCGAGTATTTCCTGAAAGTCGTACAGGTCGATCCGCTGGGAAAAATGGGCCAGCAGGCGCAGGAATACCTCAACCTCCTCGATGTCGGGGGCGCCGATGGAAGGACATCGCCCTAGAATCTCCGAAAGCGCCCGACGGCGCATCGGCATCGGCGACACGCTCCGTGCGCGCCGGGACGAACTCGACCTCTCGCTCGCCTCGGTGAGCGACCGGACCAAGATCCGCCGTGGACTGCTCGACGCCATCGAGCGCGAGGACTACACACTCCTGCCCGCGCCCATCTTCACGCGCGGATTCCTGCGCAGCTACTGCCGGTGCCTCGACATGGATCCCGATCCGATTGTGCTCGCCTATGATCGCGCCTTCCGCGCGGACGAAGACGAGACCGCCCCGGAGCGGCGATTCGGCGTCGGCGCGCGTCCCGATCCCTGGACGCGCATGATGTCGTCCGTCATGCGGCTGCTCTCCTGATCGCGGATCGATCATGACGGCATCCGCGCAACTCGGCCCCATCGTCGCCGCCGTGCGCGCAAAATTCCCGTCCCTGGTAACGCGCCCGCTCGACGCCGCCGTGGTGCTCGGCAGCGGCATGAGCGACGCCGCCGACGCGATGACGCACGTAGAGTCCGTCCCCTATTCCGAGATCCCGGGATTCCCCGCCGCGAGCGTCGCCGGGCACTCGGGGCGGCTCGACATCGGCGATTGGAACGATCGGCGCGTTGCGGCATTCCGCGGGCGCTTTCACTACTACGAAGGCCACGACGGCGGCGCGGTCACACTCCCGGTGCGTCTCGCGCATGCGCTGGGAGCGCCGCGCGTCGTGCTCACCACGGCGGTTGGCGGGCTGAATCCCGACTTTCGCGCAGGCGACTTCATGCTGATCGCCGATCACATCAACCTCATCGGACGCACCCCCTTTCAGGATGTGCCGCCCGAGCCGGGTCGGTCGCCCTTCGTGAATCCGCGCGGCATGTATCGCACCGACGCGATCGAACGCCTGCGCTCCGTGGCCGAAGCCGAGGGAGCGGCGCTTCACGTGGGAGTGCTGGCCGCGATGCCGGGGCCGGCATACGAAACGGCGGCCGAGAAGCGGATGCTGCGCGTGATGGGGGCCGACGCGGTGTGCATGAGCACCGCGCCCGAGGCGTTGATGGCGGCGTGCCTCGGCCTGCCGGTTTATGGATTTGCGCTCGTCGCCAACGAGGCGTGGCGCGACGAGGACGACGTCACGCACGCCGACGTGCTCGGCACCGTTCAGCGTCGTCTTCCCGCGTTGCGCGCCGTCATCGGCCTGGCGATCGGCGAGGTCATCGGAGCGAACGAATGACGGACGAAGAACTCGTCGCCGCCGCGATCGACGCCGCGCGCCGCGCCTACGCCCCGGTGTCGGATTTTCCCGTGGGTGCAGCGCTGCTCGCCGAGGACGGGCGCGTCTTCACGGGCTGCAACGTCGAGTCCCCGTCTTTGCTGCACGTCGTCTGCGCCGAGCGTGTCGCGCTGCTCAAGGCGATCTCCGAGGGCGCGCGCGATTTCGAAACGATGGCGATCCACGCACCGAAGCGCGAAGACATCGCCCCGTGCGGTCTGTGCCGGCAGATGATGGTGGAATTCGCGCCGCACCTGCGCGTGCTGCTCGTTCGGGACGCCGACGACTGGCGCGAGACCGACATCGCCGCCCTCATGCCCGACGCGTTCCGGCTCTGAGTTCACCAAAGCAGCGGCACGACGAGTTCGGCCGCGGCACAAGGCTTGCTGGAGTCTCTTTCCCTTCCGTGGTAATGGTTTTGTTCTGGAGACACGCGCATGCGATACCTGTCTTTTCAAATCGCCATCGAGAAAGAGCCCGAAGACGAGGGCTATTTCGCCTACAGTCCGACCCTCCCCGGCTGTTTCAGCAACGGCAAGACGATCGAAGAGGCGAAACGCAACATCCGCGAGGCGATCCGCCAACACGTGGAATCGCTCGCCGAACACGGAGATGTCATCCCCACGGACGAACGCTTGGTTCATGTGGAGGAATTGACGATCGGGATCCCGTAATGGGGCGCATGCCACAGGTCAGAGCCCGCGATCTCGTACGATTTCTCCTCGCACATGGATTCACGGAGGATCGGCAATCGGGCAGTCATCTGACACTCAGGGACAAACAGCTCGGCGTTTCCGTCACAATCCCAATTCATACCGGCTGTGATGTCGGTCGCGGACTCGCGACGCGCATCCTCAAGGATGCCGGTTTCACGGCTGATGACTTCGTGAATTGGAAATAAATTCAACGTCGCGCGTTACGGCAACAACGGCTCGACAAGTTCCGCCGCGGCCTTCGCAGTGATGCGGTGGCCGAGCGCCGACGGGTGGCAGTCGTCGTTGGTCACGTAGAGATCCGGCTCATTCGCCGCCGCCGCGAAATCGGCGAAAAGGTTGCGGTGCGGAATGTCGAGTTCGGTCAGCACCGCGCTCGCCGCGTCGCACAGCTCTCTTCGCCCGCTCGTGATCTGGCTGTGATACGGAAAAACGACGACCGCGAGTTCGGCGTTCCAGCGCGCGCGAGCCAGATCGCGCATCGCGCCCATCTCGCGACGCAGCCGCTCGCGCCCATCGCCTGTCGTGTAGAGCGTCGCGAGCGACTCCTGCGTCTTGTGGTCGTATCGTGCGATCAGCTTCGGTCCCCATGTTGGTGATGCATAGAGCCGCCCGAGCGCGATCCGCCGCGAAACGTTGTATGCGTAGCTCTGACCGACATCGAGCCGATACGGGCGCAGCCGCGCCGCGAGCGATGCACGCCCCGCC
Proteins encoded:
- a CDS encoding tetratricopeptide repeat protein, which encodes MRHQHSIIWLLAVALLAFGCGDKKPTVSLAKQQEAQSHYDMALAYMQEEKPSQALEELEKAVAANPYDPTIHNALGLVYYHKERFDKAEQAYLKAVELDPKHSDANHNLGTLYLYLGQHEQAVSRFNEALAVDTYRNQANSMNALGWAYFKQQDYVRAEQYFKDVIERDRRYLIAYDNLAKVYMATGRIDDAIAQLNLALEIQPLHPESNLDMGICRLRQKDQAKAREYFLKVVQVDPLGKMGQQAQEYLNLLDVGGADGRTSP
- a CDS encoding purine-nucleoside phosphorylase is translated as MTASAQLGPIVAAVRAKFPSLVTRPLDAAVVLGSGMSDAADAMTHVESVPYSEIPGFPAASVAGHSGRLDIGDWNDRRVAAFRGRFHYYEGHDGGAVTLPVRLAHALGAPRVVLTTAVGGLNPDFRAGDFMLIADHINLIGRTPFQDVPPEPGRSPFVNPRGMYRTDAIERLRSVAEAEGAALHVGVLAAMPGPAYETAAEKRMLRVMGADAVCMSTAPEALMAACLGLPVYGFALVANEAWRDEDDVTHADVLGTVQRRLPALRAVIGLAIGEVIGANE
- a CDS encoding type II toxin-antitoxin system HicA family toxin, which gives rise to MGRMPQVRARDLVRFLLAHGFTEDRQSGSHLTLRDKQLGVSVTIPIHTGCDVGRGLATRILKDAGFTADDFVNWK
- a CDS encoding BtrH N-terminal domain-containing protein encodes the protein MPPVLARDFHHETGFHCGSSALRKLLAHYGHDLSEPTCMGLGMGPGFYYFPSEHTSPTRFFGGRNPMMEEDFFRVLGIDAPVHRYKDPFAAWPPVKAVLDAGHPVLVQVDIFHLPYYKSSTHFGGHKVLAVGYDPDAETVLISDSEFTNVQTVTLAQFAQARWDPTPPYDLEGHWWEIRDISHVAPMKQAVPAAIREAASRMVRNESGMFGLPAMRRMEADLPAWGEAPDWRWSARFGYQIIERRGTGGGSFRTQYANFLDQCVHHDPLVKKLRLATRMREIGVCWTNFAMHLKGISERDEPSGFDDAQILFEEIVNLEEEFFEDIARAYGD
- a CDS encoding type II toxin-antitoxin system HicB family antitoxin, with amino-acid sequence MRYLSFQIAIEKEPEDEGYFAYSPTLPGCFSNGKTIEEAKRNIREAIRQHVESLAEHGDVIPTDERLVHVEELTIGIP
- a CDS encoding helix-turn-helix domain-containing protein; translated protein: MEGHRPRISESARRRIGIGDTLRARRDELDLSLASVSDRTKIRRGLLDAIEREDYTLLPAPIFTRGFLRSYCRCLDMDPDPIVLAYDRAFRADEDETAPERRFGVGARPDPWTRMMSSVMRLLS
- a CDS encoding cytidine deaminase; this encodes MTDEELVAAAIDAARRAYAPVSDFPVGAALLAEDGRVFTGCNVESPSLLHVVCAERVALLKAISEGARDFETMAIHAPKREDIAPCGLCRQMMVEFAPHLRVLLVRDADDWRETDIAALMPDAFRL